GAAATTGTGCTATAGATTAGAAGTATAAGGTCCttaatgaaagaatatgaaattaGATTATGATTCTATATTAGATACCAAAAAATATGAACATTTCGAATATAAGGGCTagaatgaataaaattaaaaatatgtttgattatatgtttttgtgtgTTTGGGTGGAAACTAATAgcatttttattattgaattatcgaATATAGTTGAAGACAACATCATGTTGTctcaaaataaaggaaaaatgaaagttgtagACGAGTAACTAATatggtttgtacttttatgatttgaaTTCAATATATATGTCTTATTACAAACTAGCTTGTTTAAGGTAGGAATCGTAATTTTCTCATTATTTGGTTTGTCCGAATCCACCTTTGATTCATCGTTGAAGTCCATGTCCCGAGCAACTGGGAACACTATATCCAGGTAGCTACACTCACTTGCCAGGTCCATCTTCGACATCTCGGCATCAGCAGCCATTTGCAACTCTATAGCAATCCCGAACCTTTCCATCACACCATTCATTGATGGCTTATCGGTTCCAACATCTGTTATGCAACTTTCTGCAATTTCGACAAACACCTTAAAACACTCTGGAGCTATCTTTCCAATCAAATATGGATCAATAACCTTGTACAGTGTTTCATCTGCAATGCATTGCTTGGCCCAATGTGCCAGGCTCATTTGAGATTCGAGCAATTTCGTATTCACAACTTTTCTTGCACATAACACTTCAAATAACACAACACCAAATGCATATACATCTGATTTTTCGGTTAATTTATGACCCCGAGCATACTCCGGGTCCATGTGGCCGCGGGTGCCCTTTATCCCGGTTATGAGCATCTCGTCTTTGGGGTCTTCTTTTGACAACCCAAAATCCGAAACCTTGGCAGTAAACTTATCATCTAGGAGAATGTTGCTTGTCTTCACATCACGGTGGATAACAGTATAACTCATTTCTATATGAAGATAGTTCAATCCTGTTGCAGTTCCCTTGCAAATCTCAAGCCTTTGCTTCCATGTGAGAGGATCATAGGCAAAGCTAGTACCGTAAAGATGATCCGAGAGAGTCCCATTACTCATAAAATCATACAACAGAATCATCTCTTGTTTCTCATTGCAGTATCTAATTAAGGACACCTGTTGAAAATTAACCTACCATACTGCTATGATATTTTTGGTTAAAGTGCATGCAGCACATGAAGCTGCTGTAATATCTCCAGATAAAGTGCATGCAGCTTGTAAACATGCTGCAACACAAATGTTACAAGGCTGTTTAGTTGTAATATCTCCGGATGAAGTACGTGCTAGCAATTGTACCTGCTGCAACACGAATGCTTGCTGTAACAGAAGGTTGTTTAGTTACTTTGTTAAGTTACttagttcaaaatgaactaagttagtattgttttgatatttttaggtGCTGATTATGGAATCAGCTTTTGTGCAAGTTAACTTTTTATAGTCCCAATGTTGACTAGTTTAGGTGGCTTGTTTGTATATACAAACAATGTTTTTAAAGTTACTAGGCTGCTTTTGTAGGTAGCAATAAGTGATGTAGTTGGCTATATatgaattatttttcttattgaaaaatcAAACATATCAGTTATTTCTTTCTTGTCAcacgtttgtgagcaagtaaatttTTCTTGCTTCCTTGTTCTCTATATTGCATTTTTTCCTctgctttgtttttctttttattgctGTCAAAAATCCCAACAACACCAAATGAACATGGCGGAGCTGAAACAACATCTTAATCTCTATTAAGAACTCTCCAATACCTTGACTGGATTCTAGATTTAGGCGCTTGATTGCAACTATCTTTTCACCTTCATCTATGAAACCTTTGAATACTTTCCCAAACCCACATTTCCCAACAACTAAATCATCATGGAAATTGTTGGTAGCAGCTTTGATCTCATCCAGTGAAAAATGGCGGCATAGCTCATCTGGTAACAGTGAGGTCCTTGTGGATTTCCCTTCGTTTTGATTTACCCACCAGCAAAGCCAACTTGTTCCCTTTCTTTGCTGCTGAACAACCATGCAAACCAATAAAGAAATTATGGTAATCAAACCAGCCGCACATCCAACACAAGCAATTAGCAAGCTTCTCTTCTTGGTTTTTGCACCTGCAGAATTGAACGAATCTGAAGGTGGTGGTGGAGCGACCCGTAGTTCAGGGTTTGGTTCGCCCAAATTGCCATCAGAGTTGCTTAATTTGAACACTTCAATCCCATTTAAGATAACATCATAGTACTGATGATGAATAGGATGCAAATCTATGGTGATGTACTCCTTTGATACAAACACGACATAATCCTTAAAAATCGAAACTCTGGCATGTCCGGTCCACATAATCACATCAGCGTTTTCTTCAGCCGTCTGATTGTTTATAAAGACCTTAAACGTCCAGTCTCCCGGAGAGTTTATCAGATCTTGTGGTTCACAGAAATGAAGCCTCACCATATACTTGAATCCCGAACCCACGGGCAATCTCCATGATAAGTTATGCTTCTCGTTGTACGCAAGACTAGGGCCCATTGTCCGTGCAGTCCGATAAACCATCTTCGGTGCCGTATATCTTTGAATCATTGTGTAGTTGATTGGCATGGAGGTGTTCACAGTAACATAGCTATTTTTTGTCATGTATAAAGAGTCATCGGACCAAAGCCTGAAAAGGCCAGGATCATCGTTGGGCGAAATGGATTTGCCCTCAACATTCAATCGATACGCCATCTCAAGTGCGGTGTCATTCTCAACAGGGAATGGATAACTGTGACCAATGAAAGGGACATACCCTGAGTCAGGCGGTGTGTAGTAAAGATTGGTAGGCATCGACACGATCTCAATTCCATTAATGAAAGCGTAAGTATCGTTTGAAGCACTACGAGATGGAGTGAAAACAAGGTCCAACACCTCATTATCTTCCACGTTCAAATAGAATTCTCTGGGAAACCAATTTCTCCCCTTTGAATTTGCAACAAGGGAAGCACTGAAATTTTTTAGCAAAGTGAAAGAACCAGCTTTGACAGGGAAAAAGGCCTTGGATCTGTCGTATTCTTTATAGGACTCTGCATGGAAGTAGAGAAGAACAAATTTCTGGGCTGGAGTAACAGGGAAAGTGTACTTGAA
The Gossypium hirsutum isolate 1008001.06 chromosome A07, Gossypium_hirsutum_v2.1, whole genome shotgun sequence genome window above contains:
- the LOC107956412 gene encoding receptor-like protein kinase FERONIA — protein: MILLYDFMSNGTLSDHLYGTSFAYDPLTWKQRLEICKGTATGLNYLHIEMSYTVIHRDVKTSNILLDDKFTAKVSDFGLSKEDPKDEMLITGIKGTRGHMDPEYARGHKLTEKSDVYAFGVVLFEVLCARKVVNTKLLESQMSLAHWAKQCIADETLYKVIDPYLIGKIAPECFKVFVEIAESCITDVGTDKPSMNGVMERFGIAIELQMAADAEMSKMDLASECSYLDIVFPVARDMDFNDESKVDSDKPNNEKITIPTLNKLVCNKTYILNSNHKSTNHISYSSTTFIFPLF